In the genome of Candida dubliniensis CD36 chromosome 3, complete sequence, the window cccccccccctttcAGACAATCAAactattttattttatttctttccttttttcATCATGGCATCAAGACAAGCAACTAAACGtttaaataaagaatataaatcaatacaAGCTAATCCACCACCATATATAATTGCTCATCCATCAGAAGATAATATTCTTGAATGGCATTATGTTTTAACTGGACCACAAGATACTCCTTATGAAGGAGGTCAATATCATGGATTACTTCGATTTCCAAGTCAATATCCTTTCCAACCACCATCTATATTAATGATTACTCCTAGTGGTAGATTTCAACCTAATACTAgaatttgtttatcaatGTCAGATTATCATCCTGATACTTGGAATCCTGCTTGGTCAGTACTGACAATTTTAACGGGGATGTTATCATTTTTCACAGGAGAAGAATCAACTACTGGATCAATTAATACTTCAATAAATCATCGGAAATTATTAGCAATAAAAtctaaaaaatttaatgttgataatgatagATTTCGTAGAGAATTTCCTGATTTAGTTAAACAATATCATGATGAAATAGTTGCTGAGAAAATTAAgttgcaacaacaacaaaaagagGACCAGCAACAAAAAGAggaagaacaacaacaaaaggaACAATTGGCAAATTTGGAAGATTTAGATCCTGAAGATAGAATTCGAGTAATGCAACAACtagaacaaaaacaaaaacaacaaaaacaagaaaatgataACGATAATGATCTAgatcaaaataatgataattctaATAGAATGTG includes:
- a CDS encoding ubiquitin-conjugating enzyme, putative (Similar to S. cerevisiae UBC6), yielding MASRQATKRLNKEYKSIQANPPPYIIAHPSEDNILEWHYVLTGPQDTPYEGGQYHGLLRFPSQYPFQPPSILMITPSGRFQPNTRICLSMSDYHPDTWNPAWSVSTILTGMLSFFTGEESTTGSINTSINHRKLLAIKSKKFNVDNDRFRREFPDLVKQYHDEIVAEKIKLQQQQKEDQQQKEEEQQQKEQLANLEDLDPEDRIRVMQQLEQKQKQQKQENDNDNDLDQNNDNSNRMCVIM